Proteins found in one Nostoc sp. NIES-3756 genomic segment:
- a CDS encoding WecB/TagA/CpsF family glycosyltransferase: protein MFPTSKVFSVLGMPIHVMSDYPKWLLESLKQGKGAHVVTLNAEMTMQAQQNPSLSKIIQNAELIIPDGAGIVMYLRWLCWQKVQRCPGIELAETLLQAIGLQQADKTVFFYGGANGVAAKAANYWQQKVPTLNIVGTHSGYHSAEEEQQLLQTIAELQPQVILVGLGVPRQELWIAQNRYLCPQAIWIGVGGSFDIWSGSKNRAPAWLANNNLEWLYRLYKEPWRWRRMLALPHFAVKAFVYRLTT, encoded by the coding sequence ATGTTTCCAACATCTAAAGTGTTTTCAGTGCTGGGTATGCCAATTCATGTAATGAGCGACTATCCAAAGTGGTTGCTGGAATCGCTCAAACAAGGGAAAGGCGCTCATGTAGTCACACTGAATGCCGAAATGACAATGCAGGCGCAGCAAAATCCATCCTTGAGTAAAATAATTCAGAATGCTGAATTGATCATCCCTGATGGTGCAGGGATAGTGATGTATTTGCGCTGGCTTTGTTGGCAAAAGGTTCAACGTTGTCCAGGAATTGAACTAGCAGAAACGCTGTTGCAAGCAATTGGTCTACAGCAGGCAGATAAAACTGTGTTCTTCTACGGAGGCGCAAACGGAGTAGCCGCAAAAGCTGCCAATTATTGGCAGCAAAAAGTACCCACTTTAAATATAGTAGGTACTCATTCCGGTTATCACTCTGCCGAAGAAGAACAACAATTACTACAAACTATTGCCGAATTACAACCGCAGGTAATTTTGGTTGGCTTGGGTGTACCACGGCAAGAATTATGGATAGCTCAAAACCGTTATTTGTGTCCCCAAGCTATTTGGATTGGTGTTGGTGGTAGTTTTGATATTTGGTCAGGAAGCAAAAACCGCGCCCCAGCTTGGTTAGCTAACAATAATTTGGAATGGCTATATCGTCTTTACAAAGAACCTTGGCGTTGGCGGAGAATGCTAGCTCTACCCCATTTTGCAGTGAAGGCTTTTGTTTATCGCTTGACTACTTAG
- the ftsE gene encoding cell division ATP-binding protein FtsE: MPVLTNPATAEQATYEQEDNTQESTSTDYMVQLNAVTKTYGNGCHGLLDVNLEIKKKEFLFITGPSGSGKSTLLKLLYGEEFPTQGDVIVNGCNVSALRGDRLSLLRRRIGIVFQDYKLIPQRTVAENVTFVLQAQGYTRKEIQRRLEPTLKLVGLLSKADCFPDQLSGGEQQRVSIARAIVGTPPLLLADEPTGNLDPDNSWQVMQILQKLNAFGATVIVTTHDEQLVRRCNRPVVQVRNGRLYRK; this comes from the coding sequence ATGCCTGTATTAACAAATCCAGCAACTGCCGAACAGGCCACTTATGAACAAGAGGATAATACACAAGAAAGCACTAGTACAGATTATATGGTGCAGTTAAACGCTGTTACCAAAACTTATGGTAACGGTTGTCATGGTTTGCTGGATGTTAATTTAGAGATTAAAAAGAAAGAATTTTTGTTCATTACAGGGCCTAGTGGTTCGGGGAAGTCAACACTTTTAAAACTGTTGTATGGCGAGGAGTTTCCCACCCAAGGAGATGTAATTGTCAACGGCTGTAATGTTTCGGCTTTGCGGGGCGATCGCTTATCATTATTACGCCGACGTATTGGGATTGTTTTTCAAGACTACAAACTCATCCCCCAGCGCACCGTTGCGGAAAATGTCACGTTTGTTTTACAAGCTCAAGGTTATACCCGTAAGGAAATTCAAAGGCGTTTGGAACCTACACTAAAATTGGTGGGTTTGCTCTCCAAAGCTGACTGTTTTCCTGATCAACTTTCTGGAGGAGAACAACAACGGGTAAGTATTGCACGAGCCATTGTGGGAACACCACCATTACTTCTAGCTGATGAACCAACCGGTAATCTAGATCCTGATAACTCTTGGCAAGTTATGCAGATTTTGCAAAAGCTAAACGCTTTTGGGGCTACTGTAATTGTGACTACTCACGACGAACAATTAGTCCGCCGATGTAATCGTCCTGTAGTTCAGGTTCGTAATGGTAGGCTTTATCGGAAGTAG
- a CDS encoding armadillo-type fold-containing protein gives MVKALSSWQQLINQMPNWLLPELKTKATKRRNFQHLSELNGFLILLTILVAMLLWNWKLLLALLVGVGIMLSVYSMQKWDWRLRWVELQKLFNGSNRRLVIAVGSGGIATVSTYMAAAILADSPSPWIAAGAIAQGIGTLLTIILLVWQLVKSYAGQEENNFEQLFLNLTEKDSLKRLVTLRRITKIIKAQEIDSQLQREITQCLQLLLTREEEPIVREAAFEGLQALEPLQPLQSTPMSPLKPLSTKVKAKQEVKG, from the coding sequence GTGGTAAAGGCTCTGTCTTCTTGGCAGCAATTAATCAACCAGATGCCCAACTGGCTGCTTCCAGAGCTTAAGACTAAAGCCACTAAGCGCCGAAATTTTCAGCATCTTTCAGAACTAAATGGTTTTCTGATATTGCTGACAATTCTCGTGGCTATGCTGTTGTGGAACTGGAAACTACTATTAGCACTTCTGGTTGGTGTTGGCATCATGTTATCAGTCTACTCAATGCAAAAATGGGACTGGAGATTACGCTGGGTAGAACTGCAAAAGCTTTTTAACGGGTCAAATCGCCGATTAGTGATAGCCGTAGGTAGTGGGGGAATAGCTACTGTCAGTACTTATATGGCTGCGGCAATTCTGGCTGATTCTCCTAGCCCTTGGATAGCTGCTGGTGCGATCGCTCAAGGAATCGGAACCTTATTAACTATAATTTTGCTAGTATGGCAGCTTGTCAAAAGCTATGCTGGTCAAGAGGAAAATAACTTTGAGCAGTTATTCCTCAATCTCACAGAAAAAGACTCTTTAAAGCGCTTAGTAACTTTACGTAGAATCACTAAAATCATCAAAGCTCAAGAAATTGACTCTCAATTGCAGCGAGAAATTACCCAATGCTTGCAGTTGCTACTAACTCGTGAAGAAGAACCAATAGTTAGAGAAGCAGCTTTTGAGGGTTTACAAGCCTTAGAGCCATTACAACCACTGCAATCTACACCTATGTCGCCGCTAAAGCCTCTGTCAACTAAAGTGAAAGCGAAACAAGAGGTGAAAGGGTAG
- a CDS encoding alpha/beta fold hydrolase, translated as MFQPLGFEQRSIITSLGKIVYYTNAGSLWQGDDKADDRENLVFLHGFGGGSSAYEWSKVYPAFAAQYRILAPDLIGWGKSEHPERNYQIEDYLTIIREFFQQTCTEPVTAIASSLTAAFTIRVAIAHPELFKSLILVTPAGLSDFGENYTRSIFAQIVSVPLLDRLLYSTGIATSGGIRSFLEQRQFAQPNRVYDEIVEAYLQSAQQPNAEYAALSFVRGDLCFDLSLYIQQLTTPTAIIWGEKSQFTGPEIGRRLAQQNPQAIKVFQELDDVGLTPQLELPAVTIGLIKKFLPLLDSQ; from the coding sequence ATGTTTCAACCACTAGGATTTGAGCAACGCTCTATAATTACCTCGCTAGGTAAAATTGTCTATTACACTAACGCTGGGTCACTTTGGCAGGGTGATGATAAAGCTGATGACCGAGAAAATTTGGTGTTTCTGCATGGTTTTGGTGGCGGTTCTTCTGCTTATGAATGGTCGAAAGTCTATCCTGCTTTTGCAGCGCAGTATCGTATACTAGCACCTGATCTGATAGGTTGGGGTAAATCTGAACATCCAGAACGGAATTACCAAATTGAAGATTATTTAACGATTATCCGCGAGTTTTTTCAGCAAACTTGTACGGAACCTGTAACAGCGATCGCATCTTCACTGACGGCAGCCTTTACTATTAGAGTAGCGATCGCACATCCTGAATTATTTAAGTCTTTAATTCTTGTTACACCAGCCGGACTCTCTGATTTTGGTGAAAACTATACTCGGAGTATTTTTGCTCAGATTGTTAGTGTTCCTCTACTCGACCGCTTACTGTACAGTACTGGTATTGCTACTAGCGGTGGTATTCGTAGTTTCTTGGAACAACGACAATTTGCTCAACCTAACCGAGTATATGACGAAATTGTCGAAGCTTATCTCCAGTCTGCCCAGCAGCCTAATGCTGAGTATGCCGCTTTGTCGTTTGTCCGGGGTGATTTATGCTTCGATTTATCACTTTACATTCAACAGTTAACTACACCTACAGCCATTATTTGGGGTGAAAAGTCTCAATTCACAGGCCCAGAAATTGGCAGACGTTTGGCACAACAGAATCCTCAAGCAATTAAGGTGTTTCAAGAGTTGGATGATGTAGGGTTAACTCCACAGTTGGAACTCCCAGCAGTAACCATAGGGTTGATTAAGAAATTCTTGCCTTTGCTTGATAGTCAATAG
- a CDS encoding iron uptake porin, translated as MQNFCKYWLINPAICSVMLLSGTAAFAGEIPATTEINQPLEIANTNPEFDHATQQRAMSQVTSVSQFSDVQPTDWAFQALQSLVERYGCIAGYPNGTYRGNRALTRYEFAAGLNACLDRVNELIATATAELVRKEDLAALQRLQEEFSAELATLRGRVDALEARTSELEANQFSTTTKLQGQVVAVISDVLGGDRVNGTEIEDKNTTLGVRARVEFVTSFTGQDTLFTRIQANNIVSPDIGTPEGNLFFAGTEGNTNAFIDALWYRFPLGEKTQVIAIANAGAADDVTSTVNLFDGDGAFGALSTFGTRNPIYGQVAGAGLGINHQFSDSLALSLAYLSPTSNDPSAKNGLFDGAYSALAQLTVKPSDRITVGLTYINSYNQPLLTGSNTATFQNLADLQGLDEAAFSSNSYGIQASIGLSDKIVLGGWAGYTNSRNLTGVRGDVDIWNYAVTLGFPDLGKKGNLAGIIAGMEPKVTSSSVAGLDEDRDTSYHVEAFYQYKLSDNITITPGIIWLTSPDHNDDNEDVVIGALRTTFSF; from the coding sequence ATGCAAAACTTTTGCAAGTATTGGTTAATTAATCCAGCAATTTGCAGCGTCATGCTGCTTTCTGGTACTGCTGCTTTTGCAGGAGAAATACCTGCGACAACAGAAATCAATCAACCCCTAGAAATAGCTAACACAAACCCAGAGTTTGATCATGCTACTCAACAAAGGGCAATGTCACAAGTTACCTCTGTATCTCAATTTTCTGACGTACAACCTACAGACTGGGCGTTTCAAGCATTACAATCACTCGTAGAACGTTACGGTTGTATTGCTGGGTATCCCAATGGGACATATCGTGGTAATCGCGCCTTAACAAGATATGAATTTGCAGCTGGTTTGAATGCTTGTCTCGATAGAGTTAACGAACTCATTGCTACCGCCACGGCTGAGTTAGTTAGAAAAGAAGACTTAGCCGCATTACAGAGGCTACAAGAAGAATTTTCTGCGGAACTAGCAACGTTGAGAGGTAGAGTTGATGCTTTAGAAGCGCGTACCTCTGAACTAGAAGCAAATCAATTTTCTACTACAACAAAACTGCAAGGACAAGTTGTTGCAGTGATCAGCGATGTTTTAGGTGGCGATCGCGTTAACGGTACAGAAATAGAAGACAAAAATACTACTCTCGGTGTACGGGCGCGAGTAGAATTTGTTACCAGTTTTACTGGTCAAGATACACTATTCACCAGAATCCAAGCTAACAATATTGTTAGTCCAGATATTGGTACACCAGAAGGGAATTTATTCTTTGCTGGTACGGAAGGTAACACAAACGCTTTTATAGATGCGCTTTGGTACAGATTTCCTCTAGGTGAAAAGACGCAAGTAATTGCTATTGCTAATGCAGGTGCAGCAGACGATGTTACCAGCACAGTCAATCTTTTTGATGGTGATGGTGCTTTTGGTGCTTTGTCTACCTTTGGTACACGTAACCCAATTTATGGACAGGTAGCTGGCGCAGGTTTAGGTATAAACCATCAATTTAGTGATAGTTTAGCACTGAGTTTAGCCTATTTGAGTCCAACAAGTAATGATCCATCTGCCAAGAATGGTTTATTTGATGGGGCTTACAGCGCATTAGCACAACTGACTGTTAAACCAAGCGATCGCATCACTGTTGGTTTAACATACATTAACTCCTACAATCAGCCACTACTTACAGGAAGTAACACCGCCACTTTCCAAAATTTAGCAGATTTGCAAGGTTTAGATGAGGCTGCATTTTCCAGCAATTCCTATGGTATTCAAGCATCCATAGGTCTTAGCGATAAGATAGTATTAGGCGGTTGGGCAGGTTACACTAATAGCCGCAACTTAACTGGAGTACGTGGAGACGTTGATATTTGGAACTATGCTGTTACCCTTGGCTTCCCCGACCTGGGCAAAAAAGGTAACTTAGCTGGTATCATTGCTGGGATGGAGCCAAAAGTGACGAGTTCCAGTGTTGCTGGATTGGATGAAGATAGAGACACTTCATACCATGTGGAAGCATTCTATCAATACAAATTAAGTGACAATATCACCATCACACCTGGAATTATCTGGCTAACATCACCAGACCACAATGATGATAATGAAGATGTGGTCATAGGTGCTTTGAGAACCACCTTCAGTTTCTAA